A genomic segment from Ptychodera flava strain L36383 chromosome 23 unlocalized genomic scaffold, AS_Pfla_20210202 Scaffold_23__1_contigs__length_28996876_pilon, whole genome shotgun sequence encodes:
- the LOC139124184 gene encoding amine sulfotransferase-like has translation MAKEWPGFFYRGSYFTDTMYTIDTLKTAPMEIWDVRPDDVIVVNYVRSGTYWLTKALTCLFPDLNFVLPQTGKVVRLDQLCEDNDDLPSSYREIATAVKESLHEMKSPRLLVCHFPPQLFPKVWRDGQKKCRIIYVTRNPKDVCVSQYLHMNTIPAQKMDLTWEEWVKAFIEGRVKHGPWLDHVLGWKRYGLQDNVLHVTFEDMKKDLESVLTDIALFLGQPKSEEELRNAAKCCTFDAMSQGVDFYRTYSASGVKGYFSSTGRHARKGRVGDWKEHFTVAQNEHFDQQITEKAKQDGLEFVFEM, from the exons ATGGCAAAAGAGTGGCCCGGGTTCTTTTACAGAGGTAGCTATTTTACCGATACCATGTACACGATAGACACGCTGAAGACCGCGCCGATGGAAATATGGGATGTCAGGCCTGACGATGTTATTGTGGTCAACTACGTGAGGTCTGGTACATACTGGCTGACGAAAGCGCTGAC CTGCCTCTTCCCAGACTTGAATTTCGTGCTACCGCAAACTGGAAAAGTTGTCCGTCTAGACCAGCTGTGTGAAGACAACGATGATTTACCAAGTTCGTACAGAGAGATTGCAACAGCAGTGAAGGAATCGCTACACGAAATGAAATCACCTCGGTTACTTGTCTGTCATTTTCCACCCCAGCTGTTTCCAAAGGTGTGGAGGGACGGCCAGAAGAAATGCAGGATCATATACGTCACGAGGAACCCGAAAGATGTCTGCGTCTCCCAGTATCTTCACATGAACACGATACCGGCGCAAAAAATGGACTTGACCTGGGAAGAATGGGTTAAAGCGTTCATAGAAGGCAGGGTGAAACATGGACCATGGTTGGATCATGTGTTAGGATGGAAACGCTATGGTTTGCAGGACAACGTacttcacgtgacctttgaagaTATGAAGAAAGACCTGGAGTCTGTTCTGACCGATATAGCGCTTTTTCTCGGTCAACCGAAGTCAGAGGAGGAACTACGAAACGCTGCAAAGTGTTGTACATTCGATGCCATGAGTCAAGGAGTAGATTTTTACAGAACATACTCCGCGTCCGGGGTTAAAGGTTACTTTTCCAGCACCGGACGACACGCCAGGAAAGGCCGAGTCGGTGATTGGAAGGAACATTTCACCGTGGCACAGAATGAACACTTTGATCAGCAAATAACTGAAAAGGCAAAGCAAGATGGGCTTGAATTCGTATTTGAAATGTAG
- the LOC139123743 gene encoding gastrula zinc finger protein XlCGF49.1-like, which translates to MCSSEEPSMSQDGEAAGVSMNQSLSEMESHDFQSSSRQGLIGKHPKSRKLKLKMQYSSSYKKRSSGGKGFLCSICSDEFDNRNKLKMHMKIHCRGGNSDMRPFKCKDCSEKFESEESLLAHQRFHIYTGETPYQCDLCGKAFKSKNRLIPHMRTHTGEKPYQCLLCGKRFNDKSNLNAHQRVHTGEKPFICSVCGTSFGHRSNLRKHFNRYHAGETLVIQ; encoded by the coding sequence ATGTGTAGCAGTGAAGAGCCCTCTATGTCACAGGATGGAGAAGCTGCCGGTGTCTCAATGAACCAATCACTGAGTGAGATGGAATCACATGACTTCCAGTCATCCAGTCGCCAAGGACTCATAGGAAAACATCCAAAATCTAGGAAATTAAAACTCAAAATGCAGTACTCTTCTTCCTACAAGAAGAGATCTTCAGGAGGGAAAGGATTTTTGTGTAGTATTTGTTCAGATGAGTTTGACAACAGAAATAAGCTGAAAATGCACATGAAAATACACTGCAGAGGCGGTAATTCTGATATGAGACCGTTTAAATGTAAAGATTgtagtgaaaaatttgagagtgaGGAAAGCCTATTGGCGCACCAAAGATTCCACATTTACACTGGAGAGACCCCGTACCAATGTGATTTGTGTGGGAAGGCATTCAAATCCAAGAACAGACTCATCCCCCACATGAGGACGCACACGGGTGAGAAGCCATACCAGTGCCTCTTGTGCGGGAAACGTTTCAACGACAAGTCCAACCTCAACGCCCATCAGAGGGTGCACACGGGAGAAAAGCCGTTCATCTGTTCCGTGTGCGGGACAAGCTTTGGCCACAGATCAAACCTTCGGAAACATTTCAACAGATACCATGCGGGAGAAACGCTCGTCAttcagtga